In Camelus dromedarius isolate mCamDro1 chromosome 3, mCamDro1.pat, whole genome shotgun sequence, one DNA window encodes the following:
- the C3H5orf15 gene encoding keratinocyte-associated transmembrane protein 2: MAAAALRRMRGFVEEKLPPRRAIQVAGGLAQPLFLALLLASAATSSAGSQTDWLNQTVLKQDVSATSMNTLTHENQTKPSISQISTTLPPTTSTEKSGVASVSPHPSPTTSLSQEEADNNEDPNIEEEDLLTLNSSPSTAKETLDNGDYGEPDYDWTTSPRDDESNEALEENRGYMEIEQSVRSFKNPPSNIEEEDSHFFFHLIIFAFCIAVVYITYHNKRKIFLLVQSRKWRDGFCSKTVEYHRLDQNVNEAMPSLKITNDYIF, from the exons ATGGCCGCTGCCGCCCTGAGGAGGATGAGGGGGTTTGTGGAAGAGAAGCTGCCGCCCAGGCGGGCCATTCAGGTCGCCGGGGGGCTGGCGCAGCCGCTGTTCCTGGCGCTCCTGCTTGCCTCCGCCGCCACGTCCAGTG cTGGATCACAAACTGATTGGCTGAACCAGACTGTACTCAAGCAAGATGTTTCTGCTACAAGTATGAATACTTTAACACATGAGAACCAAACCAAACCTTCTATTTCCCAAATCAGCACCACTCTCCCTCCCACAACTAGTACAGAAAAAAGTGGAGTGGCATCTGTGTCCCCTCATCCCTCGCCTACTACTTCTCTGTCCCAAGAGGAAGCTGATAACAATGAAGATCCTAACATAGAGGAGGAGGATCTCCTCACACTGAATAGTTCTCCGTCCACCGCCAAAGAAACTCTGGACAATGGAGATTATGGAGAACCAGACTATGACTGGACCACCAGCCCCAGGGACGATGAGTCAAATGAAGCCTTGGAAGAAAACAGGGGCTACATGGAAATTGAACAGTCAGTGAGATCTTTTAAGAACCCACCCTCAAATATAGAAGAGGAAGATAgccatttctttttccatcttattatttttgctttttgcattGCAGTTGTTTATATTACATATCACAACAAAAGGAAG ATTTTCCTTCTGGTTCAAAGCAGAAAATGGCGTGATGGTTTTTGTTCCAAAACAGTGGAATATCATCGTCTAGACCAGAATGTTAATGAAGCAATGCCTTCTCTGAAGATTACcaatgattatatattttaa
- the VDAC1 gene encoding voltage-dependent anion-selective channel protein 1 has product MAVPPTYADLGKSARDVFTKGYGFGLIKLDLKTKSENGLEFTSSGSANTETTKVTGSLETKYRWTEYGLTFTEKWNTDNTLGTEITVEDQLARGLKLTFDSSFSPNTGKKNAKIKTGYKREHINLGCDVDFDIAGPSIRGALVLGYEGWLAGYQMNFETAKSRVTQSNFAVGYKTDEFQLHTNVNDGTEFGGSIYQKVNKKLETAVNLAWTAGNSNTRFGIAAKYQIDPDACFSAKVNNSSLIGLGYTQTLKPGIKLTLSALLDGKNVNAGGHKLGLGLEFQA; this is encoded by the exons ATGGCTGTGCCTCCCACATACGCTGATCTTGGCAAATCTGCCAGGGACGTCTTCACCAAGGGCTATG GATTTGGCTTAATAAAGCttgatttgaaaacaaaatctgagaATGGACTG gaatttacaagCTCAGGTTCAGCCAACACGGAGACCACCAAAGTGACAGGCAGTCTGGAAACCAAGTACAGATGGACCGAATATGGTCTGACGTTTACGGAGAaatggaacactgacaacacacTAGGCACGGAAATTACTGTGGAAGATCAG CTTGCACGTGGACTGAAGCTGACCTTTGATTCATCCTTCTCACCAAACACTGG gaaaaaaaatgctaaaatcaAGACAGGGTACAAACGGGAGCACATCAACCTGGGCTGTGACGTGGATTTTGACATCGCTGGGCCCTCCATCCGGGGTGCTCTGGTGCTGGGCTAtgagggctggctggctggctacCAGATGAACTTTGAGACCGCGAAGTCTCGAGTGACCCAGAGCAACTTTGCGGTTGGCTACAAGACCGATGAGTTCCAGCTTCACACtaatgt AAATGATGGGACAGAGTTTGGTGGCTCCATTTATCAGAAGGTGAACAAGAAGTTGGAGACTGCTGTTAACCTCGCCTGGACAGCAGGAAACAGTAACACTCGCTTCGGAATAGCAGCCAAGTACCAGATCGATCCTGATGCCTGCTTCTCG GCTAAAGTGAACAACTCCAGCCTGATAGGTTTAGGATACACTCAGACCCTAAAGCCAG GAATCAAACTGACGCTGTCAGCTCTGCTGGATGGCAAGAATGTCAACGCTGGTGGACACAAGCTTGGTCTAGGACTGGAGTTTCAAGCATAA